The window AGTTCCTGGTTCCCCCCCGACTTAAAGAATCCACTTGAATACATTACAAAGTATGTCGGCAATCCATTGTAGGGCTAATGCTTATTGCATCCCTCTTAATTTAGGTTTTCATTAGTACTAAAACAATTCTATATTCTTTCAGGGCTGCCCTACAATAGTTTTCaccaatataattattttgaattattgaaaaaattagaacaaaACTAAACTCAGGTGGTGCAATTCGTTCCACAATAATTGCATTAGCATAGACTAGGTATTCCCTTCTCTAAGTGTGAGTGTTGGTTCTACAAAAAGGAATTCCAAGAAAATGACTTCGAGGATCTAGTAGATAACTAATATAGCATTCTGCCTTTTGAGTATATGTAGAAACATTCAACCAAATACCTTGAGTAAATCTAGCAATatccttaaaaaatttaagaggaaAAGGTTTGAGAAACAAGAAAGAGAGGGGGGAAGAAACAATTATCTTCAATCTGGTTTCTTCAAGTTCAAGCAATTATCTGTAGTTTGACCGAACAACTCTTGCACCAGTTTTAGCTCCCTCTCTGCAACCATCGAAACCACTGagtaaagaaaagatgaaaacacATGCCGGGGGCATGTAAATCATCCAAAATAACCCATTTTAAATCTAGTAActgttaaaaacaaatcacattGAGATGGTGACCATGATTCCAAAACTTGCTATATCCTTTTCCTTTCATATTACTATACTttaaatcactttccaaactgcTAAATTCGTTTTTTCTACTGGAATGGCATTATGAATGTTATATCCTCCCTTTATGGGTCTTAGGGAAGCAAGGGGAAGGATTCAGAATTCAGGATCTGAATTCTATGCGCTGCTGTTGCTTTGCAGGGGAGGTGCCATTGCTCAAACTGCCagctaattataatatttattttgaagcaGGACAAGTATTGTAACTAGTGTCCGAGCACATACAGCACATCAAACAACAAGCTGAAAAGTTGAAGAATTTACCCGCTGCCTCCAGTTGCCTTTGAAGTTCCTGGCCTACAGCATCATTTTCAGCCTGTGCATTCACAGACAAGTTAACAGACCATTCATCAATTCTAAAATACTAGATGTAGAAAGTGTAAATCAGTGAAGTTTCTGTGGAATAAACCTGGAGTTCTGCAATCCTTTTCAGTTGGGCTTCCTCACCTCCCTCAGACAAAGGGAGAGCTGCAACCAATGCATCAAACTGTACAAAGAACAACCAGGAATTAGTTGCACCATCCTGTGCAACTCAGTTATTAAAGTGTACACAGGAGATGGACAGAAAACCAACAGCTGGACACTTGAAATCAAAATCTCATGGAGCAAAAAAGCAAACTGTTTTGGATTCACACATTCTTGTTCTCATTACCTAGCCAATTCCCTTGCATCGCCAAAAAAAACCCTGACATTTGTGCTGATTTCTATACTGATTTCCACAAAACTTCCAGCCATTTTGACACAAATCAGCTAACATACCAGTTTTTCAGTATGCTactgaaaaatgaattttgttaaCATGACAAAGCAAGGGTCAAACTctcattttaaagaaaattgtaGATTATTCAAGAAGCCCCACATTTCTCTAACATATGACGGAATTTTCAACTCTTTAATCCCTACACGCAGCAAAGCATCATATATTTACTTCACTCACAACATTTTTGGTAGATTCTTGCATTCACAGACAAGGCAGCTTTAGCTTTAGCACTTGAGTTGTTCACTCCACAAACAAAAGAATCTTCATTAAATTTAGTAAAAGGACGGGGCCTATTACTACAAATCTCCACTAACAAACACCAGAAAGAATTTCAAACGGTCCTAAAATCCAGACTTCACAAAAAGCTTCGAAGTTCATTCTAAACAAACTTCTACtgatgaatcaagcaaaatCTAATAATACAGATAAGATCTTATCCACTTCCCAGTTTTGATTACAGGACTTAATAAAGCACTCAAGACGAGACAAACATCAACTCCTatccaaattcaaaacaaatcctAGAACAGAAAATCTAAGTTCAAGTATCAAGACTATAATTCAGCATCAAAGGTTGTCCTTACACACACTAAACtacaagcataaaaaattaaaaagaaagaaaagaaaactccaAGCATCTTGCACCGTAAAAACCGCCCACTGATTATTCAAGCTACACCAgcccagaaaagaaaataacgaTTCACTGCTTAAAACACTGAATTAACCCTAAGTAAGCAAAACCCAGATGctaaaatgacaagaaaatcaTAAAGAGTCAATCTTTTTTTCTGGATTCCTCTATAAAGTTTAAATTCTTGAGCTAGATTGTTTGAAATAATTACCTGTTTAGCAGCTTTGACAAGGGCAGCACTCATCTGTTTTGGTTGCTCAGGGAAACTGGCAGCATCTTCTGTAGGATTTGGAGGAGGTTCTGGGTAGTTTTGAGAGAGTCTGGCTGATGGCGCATCTCGTTGAAGAGTACCAAAAGTGTTGAAAGTAAGCCCTGCTATTTGATTCACTTGCTCCTGTAACTGAGATATTATGTCCATGTTTATTGCAACCTTGTAtttgtagtagtagtagtactagaaattttgatatcaaatgaATAGAGTATAGaggtttttttcccctctttctCGAGAAACAAACGGAACTTTGCAGATTTTGAGGTTTCCCGGTAGCCGAAGCTAGAATACTAGTGGCCCTTTTGGGATGATTCAACAAACTAGCCTATTAACTAGATGTGCTTtcgaattttttatatttatattttatttactatttattaattaaaaattttacatatttatcaattatttatcaaatttttttagcatTCAATAAGTATTTATTATctaatattattctttaattaataaaaaataaaataatatatatatatatatatttgaaatatatctctgtttatttgaaatatatttcaACTAGATGTGCTttcgatttttttatatttatattttatttactatttattaattaaaaattttacatatttatcaattatttatcaaatttttttagcatTCAATAAGTATTTATTATctaatattattctttaattaataaaaaataaaataatatatatatatatatatatatatatatatatttgaaatatatctctgtttattaaataataaatattatatgtatGTGTTTTATCAATActaaggtgtgtgtgtgtgtgtgtgtgtgtgtgtgtgtgtgtgtgtgtgtgtgtgtgtgtgtgtgtgtgtgtgtgtgtgtgtgtgtgtgtgtgtgtgtgtgtgtgtgtgtggtattaaaaaatatttaatattctataaatatatttatataatataaaaatatattttgagtgAGGTTTAATcagatttaataatatttataccttatttattattcatcagattttaaaaaaaatctttttattcagGTTGATATCTATTAGATTCGAAATAAATTGACATCTCTAGttaaaatcctaattttttattagtttttttaatatataaataatttaattaattggtttttacttagccattttttttatctttattctaatgtattttgattttataagagaaaagaaagaagaaaattatgaattattatatGATAATTGAAACAGAATTTGTCCTCAAGATAATAATACTGTTTCTAATatccaaattattaaaaaaatattaatgatataaACTCCTATATGATTCAAactttttggagaaaaaaaatgagaatttatttgcatcaaaaaaataaaaatatatttgattaaaaaattaaaggtgaaGCTTATAGGGATCCAAAAAAATTTCTAGCTTTAttagtatttaaataataaaaaataataaaataaaataaatttatgtgaAGGGAAATAGGGCATTTAGAAACTTTCTTTGAGTTATGGAACATCATTAAGGTCATCTGACTTGAAAAGCAAAACGTCTAGcaaatttaagacaaaaaattAGTAACTAAGATAAAACTACTTTCAGCTAAATTAGTCCAAAAGGCTGCAAATAAATTATTACCAAAGTCTGCATCCATTTCTACTACAAATATAAAATGAGATCCCAAATCAAAAGGTAAACCATTTAGAAGTGAAAATACATGCCCGACCTATGAACTGGTATTTAAGGATCTACTTGGGACTCTAAACGATGGCAATGTCGAGCATTATTGACTGTGCCTATTTATTCCTCGACCATTGACATCATGTGTTGCATCTATCACAGCTTTATCCTGCCTATGCCCTATAGTTTCATAAGAAAATGCCCTACACCACTGAGTTGTTTTGATACCACCAGATAAATCTAAGATTCGGCAGGTGGGATGACATCCTTGATATTACTGTCCACATTATTAGTAACATCAGGAGAATTGCAGAGCTGGGGTTCAGTCATCCTAGGAAGAACAGGTTCGTCAGCAGCAGCCTTGGATTCTGGTAGTATAGCTTCTCTCCCAAATAGAGCTGCAGGTAGGCTGGTCGCTGCAGAAATGTCTACCCCTGCCTTCATAATATTTGTAGCACCAGAAGGAACATCTGACTGGGGTTCAATGACTCTCTGAAGAGAGAATCCTTCAGCTGCAAGCTTCTGTGATGGGGGAATAGCTTCTCTCCCGAACAGCAGTGATGGAAAGCTTGCAATTGGTGAGGATAGTGAGTTTGCCTCAGTAGTATTAGCAGCATGAACTATAAGAATAGGACTACGAATAAGATGGGATGTATCATCTCCACTGATAATCTTCATAGCAGGCTCTGAAGGACCAGCATTTTTTGGAGAAGCCTGTTTTTCCATTAAAGAACAGGGGCCTTTCACTCCATCATGGACCGGTTGACTCAGCTTAAGGTCATCACCAGAAGGCTGCTTTCGAGTTTCACTCACTGGCAAAATATCAGCAGGGGGTGAAGGTAGAGACACCGATTTTAATTGTTCATTAGCCGTTACATTTAAATTAGGTCCTTTTCTTAGTGAGGCTTCGAATTCCTGCAGCAAATCATGCTGTTCGGCAATCTTATTGTGCTCCATCTCTGCCGTAACAGAGACAAATTGATTCTCATGTCCTGAACCCAAAACTTGAGGCGGCATGATGTTTCCTCCAAACAAAGGTCCTGTGCTACCCTGCAAGTATTCAGTCCGAGGCAGCATCTGAGAAACAGATAGGCTCTCCTTTGCAATTGGAGCAGTTGGTTGAAACCCAGATTGGAGCCCTTTGTCCTGAACAGTCAGTGCGAGCTTTTTTAGCTCAACCAGTTGCTTATCACTGTGCTTTGGTGAAGTAACAAAACTAGGCAACTGAGTTGGAGGATGAAAAACTGGGATGGGAATATCTGCTCTTCTGTACATTTTTGCTTGTGGAGCCACATCATTTTCAGCAGTGATGGGAGTGAATCGGCCAGGTTGAAATACAAGACCCCTCAGAGGAATGTCAGAGTCTTCTACCTTAACTTTAACAAGGTATCCAGCGTCAAATGAACCATCAATAACACCAGTAATCACCCGACCCACCATGTTACCACCAGCAGCATCAGTTGGTGCTACAgtctgtttgtttttcttcGTATTGTCAGATTCAGGCATTACTGGTGTTTTCTCGCCTAGCACAGCACTCTCATCCTTGCGTGGACGGCCACGTTTGCGTTTCATAGGAGGATCCACCGGAGAAGAGCTAGTCCCCTGACTTAGAGGGTTCATCTTGCACAGTAGACAAGTCGATTGATTTTACACAGGTCTTCAAAAATTTTCTCCTGCAAACAAGATCATAAACTTTGTATCCATTCTTTTCCACATTAAATCATCAGTTAAAgagtaaaaataacaacaagACTATTAGAAACAGAAACTGATCGATGATACACTATTCCTGGCATAGTTCTGTTGGGTTAACATCATAACGATAACCTGGAACAATTAAGTTGAACATTCTCTGGTCTGCATGGTACAAGACAATACATATCAGAAGCCTACAAGTGCATATATTGCATTAAGCCTTCTCCTTGGACTAGGCTTCAGCTTATGGATCTTAAGCCACTTTCTTCTCTTCGGTTTGAAAAGATtctgtcttttttctttaatggaaGCCATGCTGAACAGAATACAGTCAAGTccatgttttttctatataaattactCTTTGAAAGACACAAAAGGCATAGAAGCAAAAATCTCTTCTAGATCTAATATTACTTGAGtccataaaaatgaaaaaagaaaactttgaCATTTTCATTCCCCATAACTAACTTTGCCAACTTCACACTAAGATCTATACTTGGCAGGGTTAAGGATTCAAATCCATGTaaacacacacatgcattcaCATTTATGTGCTTCCATAAACATAAGATTTTACTATTGAAAAATTCACACGTCACAAGTTCTAGACACAAAAAACACTTCAGGTTTTGTTATGACCTTAACAAGAATTGATAAAACTTCCTCATTTTGTCTTTGTCATTGCTATTTTGATATCCATTTTCAAATCAGTAAAGGTTTTTATGATCTAAGCTTATATCTCATGATAAATAAACCTAGACAAAGATGTGTTCTTatcacaaaaaaacattaaataaatcaaaatcaggaacaataatttattaaatacttCCTCAATAGCTTGTGAAGGCAGAAAGCATATTCATAAAAAGTGGCCAGAATCCAACAATAGCAATCAAATACATGGATAGCACATCATCTGGGGCCCACTTTCAACAACAGGATGTCCCATTTTAGCTCTAATTCACTTAAATATATCGCTGAAATCGCCCACACAGCCAACAAGAAACAAACTTGATGGCATTAAAacataatcacaaaaaaataaggcaAACCCTTGTCACAGATTTTCTCTTACACAAAAAGTTTTCCAAAATCTAACCCACACTTTGATTTGCATTAACCATCAtaatcaaatcaagaaaaaaaatcagagctcAACCATCACGATGCTATTCCCTGATAAAATGCAAAAAGTTCTCATTCAAAATCTCagataaaaacacttaaaaaaaatctaacggCTCATTAACATTATTGATCACTCTCTTGCACTAACAGTGACAGAAAATCAAGAACCAAAACACAATGCAGACGATAGAGAAACTTACGTATCAACActagagaaagaaaaggtgTCTGAAAGACCAATCAAGCAAGCTAGAAGAATCTGTTAATGGGATGTTCtaattttcttgtttggttTCAGAGAAAATATACATAACCACAGGGCAAATAGTGCAGGAGGTCAAGTCTGGAGTTTGTGCTGTGTTGttagttttggattctttagtGGGCTTTTAAATAGGTTGCCTTATATTAGACCGATAGTAGATTATGTGGACATTGGCCCATTTAGATAAacatcttcaaaaaaaaaacaaataatcaaaaaattaattatatttttctggGCAAAATCATTAACCCAACCATAATCATGGTTCAAAAAATCATAGATCAGGCGGGTTGAGtggatcaatttaaaaatatatttttaaaaaatagttaaaataatgttgttttatagaaaaattaaaagatcaaatcaagttttattcaaattatttttcacctgatttaatttaaaataaaaactaaattataagtTACTAATTTATCTTactaaatcaagtttaataatattaatttacgGCAGCTTTTGTTGCTAATTCGTGGTGCATGGCCTTGCTCATGTTATAAATAGGTTGCTAAGTTTAGCATTTGCAGTTATCTAAATTGTTTGGTAGCTAAATCTTGCTagaatcctaatttttttcccttaaaaagtAAGATTAGTGAAAGGATTAACAAtgcaattgatatgataattaaCAGTTAAGAAAGCGTTGTGAATACTTATTTGGCAGTTTGGGctattttgaaatttcagccCAAATTGCTGGAAATTTTAGCCCGACTTTAACAAATGTCTTGATTTGTTCAATACTCGACACATCCTTTTATAAGCCACATAGATATTCATAGAAAACCAACCATAAGCCAGTCAACGTGCATGCTTCACAAGTTCTGGCCAAAGAGAGCAACTCTCGCATCAactatttaacattattattaaatttggtataataagtgaattttaaaaatcttttaatttatctttttacttAACTTAAGTGTAGAATTAAACTGTTTAAGAGTTGTTCCGATATAATCCATCCAAGTGACTTGATTAATTCAAAAGCAACACGATcaataggtaaaaaaaatcttgagaataaaattgagaaaaaaataataaaatcaacaacaaaaaaaaaacatatttactcAACTTCTTGCTTAacctgaatttaaaattaaatcatgtgagaGTTGTTCTAATATGACCTAGTCGACTTGATCAATCTACAGACAACCTAATCAATTGATAAAAGAAGTTTGAGTatgaagttcaaaaaaaaaatgatggaattgaaagaGAAAACCCTCTTACTTAACTCTTTGTTTaacttgagtttaaaattaaattgtttgagaGTTGTCTTGATGTGATCTGATTGACTTAATTAGTTCAAAAATAACTCTGataaagataataatttaaagatgagattgagaaaaaatgatgaaattaaaaaataaaataaaaaaagggatgaattgaaaagaaaaagaaggagaaaaagaagaagaagaaaaaagaaaaacctaatttatcaaattaggTTATAGAAAGgcctaattaaaagaaaaaaaattcagaaataaaaaagagaaaatagttGAGATGATtcactatttataaaaaaatattagataatattttttcataattattacataataattctataataatatcaaatcataaaaaattatgagttaTATTCATAGTTATGAtcccatttaaaatttaagtcgTGGATTAgtcaaattaactttaaaatgatatcatttcaattatttaattggaatgatatttgaaaaaaaataaaaaaaatcatttaatttaaatacatcaaatcttatttaaatttaactaaattaatCACGTTTTTGGTaagtcaattaaattaaatttaatctatcaagttacatgagtttaattgattaaacactcattgaattaaaataatttgatatgaaaCAGGTTTTAAATCAACAAATCATTTTATCAATCCATCAAATTAGACcagattaaattaataattgagATGTATCTACTTATAAAAGTTATaacaaaattgtcaaaaatgAATCATCAAGTAGGTGTcttagtggtaagagcttgagaTCAAGATCTTATAGTTTTAAGATCGAGCCCTGTGATTACTAATATTGATTACTACTAGAAGCTTATCTGATCATTAATTTCAGAACTTGTAAATGTTAGACAAGAAACACGCAAGCCGACCCAAATACATccacttaaaataataataaaaaatagaacagCCTTGGCCTTTAGCCAGTTCAAAGGGTACGTGTGTGAGACACGAGTCAATCGTTAAAACTTGTGGCTAACAGAACAAAGGAATCAACCACAAACATCTTCTCTTTTCAAGTACTCACCTTTCTTTGCTCTCCTCCTCTTGCCTGAACCACAAACCATAACCATGGCTTCTTTGTTATCAAATTCTATCCCTCACTTTTCTCCAAAACCCATTAAAGATTCACCAAAATTGAACAAACCCTTTTCCTTTCAGATAAAACCCATCTTTTTTAAGCCTTCAAAACTGAATCTTTTCAAGATCCGTGCTGATGTTGGGTTTGAATCCAAGACAGTCAAGACCGTTCCAGGTAACTCAGCAGCAACCGGTACTTCTTCTACTAGCTCTGATGATAAGATTAGAGAGATTTTA of the Populus nigra chromosome 7, ddPopNigr1.1, whole genome shotgun sequence genome contains:
- the LOC133698720 gene encoding uncharacterized protein LOC133698720, producing MNPLSQGTSSSPVDPPMKRKRGRPRKDESAVLGEKTPVMPESDNTKKNKQTVAPTDAAGGNMVGRVITGVIDGSFDAGYLVKVKVEDSDIPLRGLVFQPGRFTPITAENDVAPQAKMYRRADIPIPVFHPPTQLPSFVTSPKHSDKQLVELKKLALTVQDKGLQSGFQPTAPIAKESLSVSQMLPRTEYLQGSTGPLFGGNIMPPQVLGSGHENQFVSVTAEMEHNKIAEQHDLLQEFEASLRKGPNLNVTANEQLKSVSLPSPPADILPVSETRKQPSGDDLKLSQPVHDGVKGPCSLMEKQASPKNAGPSEPAMKIISGDDTSHLIRSPILIVHAANTTEANSLSSPIASFPSLLFGREAIPPSQKLAAEGFSLQRVIEPQSDVPSGATNIMKAGVDISAATSLPAALFGREAILPESKAAADEPVLPRMTEPQLCNSPDVTNNVDSNIKDVIPPAES
- the LOC133698567 gene encoding mediator of RNA polymerase II transcription subunit 21-like encodes the protein MDIISQLQEQVNQIAGLTFNTFGTLQRDAPSARLSQNYPEPPPNPTEDAASFPEQPKQMSAALVKAAKQFDALVAALPLSEGGEEAQLKRIAELQAENDAVGQELQRQLEAAERELKLVQELFGQTTDNCLNLKKPD